The following proteins are co-located in the Triticum aestivum cultivar Chinese Spring chromosome 1A, IWGSC CS RefSeq v2.1, whole genome shotgun sequence genome:
- the LOC123150641 gene encoding uncharacterized protein has protein sequence MVDPAKGRDTASTEQEQPPGQRPTSFSAGENGGAAQAMEGDDVKAPSVDQTEPKPASKNTPGAETIDGEHTDEGNGTKPAQVADEDNSGQADEEGWTRRQRNKNGTPFRAAAEGNREGDG, from the exons ATGGTGGATCCGGCGAAAGGTAGAGATACGGCCTCGACGGAGCAAGAGCAGCCCCCCGGACAGCGACCGACATCCTTCTCAGCGGGGGAGAACGGCGGTGCTGCGCAGGCTATGGAGGGAGACGATGTAAAGG CCCCTAGCGTGGATCAGACCGAACCAAAACCAGCAAGCAAAAACACGCCTGGCGCCGAGACAATTGATGGGGAACACACGGACGAGGGGAATGGTACCAAACCAGCGCAAGTCGCCGACGAAGACAACAGCGGCCAAGCAGATGAAGAGGGATGGACAAGACGTCAAAG GAATAAAAATGGGACGCCATTCAGAGCAGCAGCGGAGGGCAATCGAGAGGGCGATGGATGA